A genome region from Tolypothrix sp. PCC 7712 includes the following:
- a CDS encoding CPBP family intramembrane glutamic endopeptidase: MTIKRLGLIGLTLISLALSGLSLFGSWQEPQFQSRLELYQTNLALQAQAWQPEESSKENLQVVRETILGEEPLENAAKQYQDARKSVQTNLEKAKTQLEKLRSPAVNTPAPSKPLPETRPGENPANPQEQQLQQSLKQLQKLSAELDLRLGILQAQQGKTETAIKTWDDVQQRSDISPEFPETSAVLTGLWSNPPRLLPNAQQLIQKNLDGWFRATALVQLYQLQQRPDALATVKAAQQETAAQAVVKLAVIGIIPTLAAVIGIVLLIAVLVQYLVKGKAALLAQNADVAWSTPWGGETILQVFVIGFFLMGQVFVPLILSLLPFSLSGGDVRFQAFSVLLRYIIVASGALAVLYLSIKRFFPLPEYWFRFNLRSKWFLWGLGGYCAALPIVVVVSLINQQLWQGQGGSNPLLQLALESQDTVALGIFFITAAIAAPVFEEILFRGFLLPSLTRYLPVWGSILLSSLLFAAAHLSLSEILPLTALGIVLGVVYTRSRNLLAPMLLHSLWNSGTLLSLFILGSGN; this comes from the coding sequence ATGACTATCAAACGGTTGGGTTTAATTGGATTAACGCTGATTTCCTTGGCGTTGTCTGGCTTGTCTTTATTTGGCAGTTGGCAGGAACCTCAGTTTCAAAGCCGCTTGGAGTTGTACCAAACAAATTTGGCGCTACAAGCACAAGCTTGGCAACCAGAAGAGAGCAGCAAAGAAAATTTACAAGTGGTTCGCGAAACCATACTGGGTGAGGAACCTCTGGAAAATGCTGCCAAGCAATATCAAGATGCGCGGAAATCGGTACAAACCAATTTGGAGAAAGCTAAAACTCAACTGGAAAAATTGCGTTCTCCTGCAGTTAACACTCCCGCACCGTCTAAACCTTTACCAGAAACTCGTCCCGGAGAAAATCCGGCTAATCCACAAGAGCAACAGTTGCAGCAGTCTCTCAAGCAACTGCAAAAATTATCGGCGGAATTAGATTTACGTTTGGGAATTTTACAAGCACAGCAGGGAAAGACTGAGACAGCAATTAAGACTTGGGATGATGTCCAGCAACGCTCAGATATTAGTCCAGAATTTCCCGAAACCTCTGCTGTATTAACAGGGTTATGGAGTAATCCTCCCCGTCTGCTCCCCAATGCTCAACAGTTGATTCAAAAGAATTTAGATGGTTGGTTTCGTGCTACAGCCTTAGTGCAACTATACCAACTTCAGCAACGTCCCGATGCACTGGCGACAGTAAAAGCAGCACAACAAGAAACTGCTGCTCAAGCTGTCGTGAAGTTAGCGGTAATTGGGATCATCCCCACCTTGGCAGCTGTCATTGGGATAGTACTGCTAATTGCAGTCTTAGTGCAATATTTGGTGAAGGGAAAAGCCGCTTTATTAGCTCAAAATGCTGATGTAGCTTGGTCAACTCCTTGGGGTGGTGAAACGATTCTCCAAGTTTTTGTTATCGGCTTTTTCTTGATGGGGCAAGTTTTTGTACCTTTAATATTATCCCTGCTCCCCTTCTCCTTGAGTGGTGGTGATGTGCGCTTTCAGGCTTTCTCGGTTTTGCTGCGTTATATTATCGTCGCATCAGGGGCGCTAGCAGTACTATATTTATCGATTAAGCGCTTTTTCCCACTACCAGAATACTGGTTTCGCTTCAATCTCCGCAGTAAATGGTTTTTATGGGGATTAGGTGGCTATTGCGCCGCTTTACCAATAGTAGTAGTCGTGTCTTTGATTAATCAACAGCTATGGCAAGGACAAGGCGGTAGTAATCCCTTGTTACAACTGGCATTAGAAAGTCAAGATACTGTCGCACTAGGAATATTTTTTATCACAGCTGCGATCGCAGCTCCTGTTTTTGAAGAAATTCTTTTCCGAGGTTTCTTGTTACCTTCCCTGACTCGTTACCTTCCTGTGTGGGGATCAATTCTGTTAAGTAGCTTACTATTTGCGGCTGCTCACCTCAGCTTATCGGAAATTCTCCCCCTCACAGCTTTGGGGATCGTCTTAGGTGTAGTCTACACGCGATCGCGTAACCTCCTCGCACCGATGCTGCTCCACAGTCTTTGGAATAGTGGCACTCTACTCAGTTTGTTTATTCTAGGTAGCGGTAATTAA
- a CDS encoding XisI protein, producing MDSLTQYRQTIEKVFQDYADFLQSDDGVKVELVLDRERDRYLLVETGWQDGYRIYGTLLHIDVIDHKLWIQHDGTEEGIANDLVAEGIPKKQIVLAFRPLEQRKHTEFAIS from the coding sequence ATGGATTCACTAACCCAATATCGTCAGACAATTGAAAAAGTATTCCAAGACTATGCCGACTTTCTCCAGAGTGATGATGGGGTAAAAGTTGAGTTAGTGTTAGATAGAGAACGCGATCGCTATCTGTTAGTTGAAACAGGCTGGCAAGACGGTTATCGCATCTATGGCACTTTGCTGCACATTGATGTGATTGATCATAAACTTTGGATTCAACACGATGGGACAGAAGAAGGTATCGCGAATGACTTAGTAGCCGAGGGAATTCCCAAAAAGCAGATTGTTCTGGCTTTTCGACCCCTGGAACAGCGAAAACACACAGAATTTGCGATTTCTTAG
- a CDS encoding XisH family protein, whose product MPARDLYHDNVKNALIKDGWIITHDPLRIRLARGKNLFVDLGAERLLAAERGTEKIAVEVKSFTRPSDMKDLEEALGQFVLYAQLLKRYYPEHILYLAVTEATCKTVFEEEAGQTLIEDGIIRLVTFDPSQEAISRWIH is encoded by the coding sequence ATGCCTGCCAGAGACCTGTATCACGATAACGTTAAAAATGCCCTGATTAAAGATGGCTGGATCATCACTCATGATCCCCTACGAATTCGTCTGGCGCGAGGTAAAAACCTATTTGTCGATTTGGGGGCAGAACGATTGCTGGCAGCTGAACGTGGCACCGAAAAGATTGCTGTCGAAGTTAAAAGCTTTACCCGTCCTTCGGATATGAAGGATCTTGAAGAGGCGTTAGGTCAATTTGTTTTGTACGCGCAATTATTGAAGCGGTACTATCCAGAGCATATCCTGTATCTTGCTGTTACTGAAGCAACTTGCAAGACTGTCTTTGAAGAAGAAGCCGGACAAACCTTGATTGAAGATGGCATCATTCGTTTAGTAACCTTTGATCCGAGTCAGGAGGCAATTAGCCGATGGATTCACTAA
- a CDS encoding HEAT repeat domain-containing protein yields MAERRKLTTNPLSSTEGVALQVDDVYVPLGLVERKKPSKRQGDVSPEQGSELYKETEITKTFEHDAFLEEVLKHKNTPKSKGKRIAVIGEPGAGKTTLLQQIADWVSREIHQSIVIWVSLADLRGKELKTYLFETWLTQVSEKIGKAEATKQLKDDFVALFNRNNVWLLLDGLDEMSTSSGNPLTEIARQFREAGLISQARIVLTCRVNLWDGSINALDDFDTYRTLDFSYPEQVERFIHKWFSAIPEKGNQLCSDLQEPGKERIQDLVKNPLRLTLLCLNWQSGDGKLPDTQAGLYQQFVDDFYKWKKDEFATTSGQRQKLNIKLGELAKAAIDKEATRFRLRQDFVNQFLGDVDDENSLLKLALNRGWLNSIGIDEQRKPVYAFFHASFQEYFAAKAIDDWHFFLNHVPKNPSQGTYRIFELQWKQTILLWLGREEEKLKQQKQELIDALVNFKDGCGKWNRKRFYEYQAYFLAAAGIAEFRAYSRSPEIVEQIVNWATGYLKIVFFNKKIYLPFHYPIAEEANLALQQTDRTEAIAALVRMLQSNNLDDDTRWLNLDDFTRREAASSLGEIGTGNEIAIAALVQLLQSNHLNNSTRKQAVSSVEKIGTGNEIAIAALVQLLQSTNLDDDTRREAALSVEKIGTGNKIAIAALMQLLKSTNLDDDTRWRAASSLEKIGTGNEIAITALVQLLQSTNLDDFTRWRAASSLGKIDPGNEIAILALVQLLQSTNLGDDTRWRAASSLEKIGTGNEIAILALVQLLQSTNLDDFTRREAASSLGKIGTGNEIAILALVQLLQSTNLDDFTRREAASSLGEIDPGNEIAILALVQLLQSTNLDDFTRWRAASSLGKIGTGNEIAILALVQLLQSTNLGDDTRREAASSLGKIGTGNEIAILALVQLLQSTNLDDFTRREAASSLGEIGTGNEIAILALVQLLQSTNLGDDTRWRAASSLEKIGTGNEIAILALVQLLQSTNLDDFTRREAASSLGEIGTGNEIAILALVQLLQSTNLGDDTRWRAASSLEKIGTGNEIAITALVQLLQSTNLDDDTRWRAASSLEKIDPGNEIAILALVQLLQSTNLGDDTRWRAASSLEKIGTGNEIAIAALVQLLLTNLYDYTSWLAAYSLGRIGTGNKFAIAALVQLLLSNHLHDYIRQVAAISLGEIDPGNEIAIAALVQLLQSTTVDDDIRLQAANSLGEIINNQHRVDVVKALSGYWQLNDQYYDLAWKCAQNMPYPDFYQAWHQHNFVTRALQTLKKILLTRI; encoded by the coding sequence TTGGCAGAACGGCGCAAGCTGACTACAAATCCTCTGTCATCAACTGAAGGGGTCGCCCTGCAAGTTGATGATGTTTACGTACCACTAGGATTAGTTGAGCGCAAAAAACCATCTAAACGTCAGGGTGATGTTTCTCCAGAACAGGGTTCAGAACTTTACAAGGAGACAGAAATCACCAAAACATTTGAGCATGATGCTTTTCTGGAAGAAGTTTTAAAACACAAGAACACACCTAAAAGTAAAGGTAAGCGAATTGCAGTTATTGGTGAACCAGGAGCAGGAAAGACAACACTATTACAGCAGATTGCTGATTGGGTATCGCGTGAGATTCACCAGTCGATTGTCATTTGGGTATCTTTAGCAGATTTGCGAGGAAAGGAATTAAAAACTTATCTGTTTGAGACTTGGTTGACTCAAGTGTCTGAGAAAATAGGGAAAGCTGAAGCCACTAAGCAACTAAAGGATGATTTTGTTGCTCTGTTTAATCGAAATAATGTGTGGCTGCTGCTAGATGGGTTAGATGAAATGTCCACATCTTCAGGTAATCCTCTCACAGAAATTGCACGACAATTCCGTGAAGCAGGGTTAATTTCTCAAGCGCGAATTGTGCTAACCTGTCGGGTTAATCTGTGGGATGGCAGCATTAATGCACTTGATGATTTTGATACCTATCGCACTTTAGATTTTTCTTATCCAGAACAGGTAGAGAGATTTATTCATAAATGGTTCAGTGCTATTCCGGAAAAGGGAAATCAGTTATGCAGTGATTTGCAAGAACCGGGTAAAGAACGGATTCAGGATTTAGTCAAAAATCCTCTGCGGTTGACCCTGCTGTGTTTGAATTGGCAATCGGGAGATGGCAAATTACCAGATACTCAAGCGGGACTCTATCAGCAATTTGTTGATGACTTTTACAAGTGGAAGAAAGACGAATTTGCTACAACATCTGGCCAGCGTCAGAAACTCAATATCAAATTAGGGGAATTGGCTAAAGCCGCAATAGACAAAGAAGCAACGCGGTTTCGCTTGCGGCAAGATTTTGTTAATCAATTCTTAGGGGATGTTGATGATGAAAATTCGTTGCTGAAATTGGCACTAAATCGCGGCTGGCTGAACAGTATAGGGATAGATGAACAGAGAAAACCTGTTTACGCTTTCTTTCATGCCTCATTTCAAGAATACTTTGCTGCTAAAGCAATTGATGATTGGCATTTCTTTCTTAATCACGTTCCCAAAAATCCTAGTCAAGGAACTTATCGCATCTTTGAACTCCAATGGAAGCAAACAATATTACTTTGGTTAGGGCGAGAAGAAGAAAAGCTCAAACAGCAAAAGCAAGAGTTGATCGATGCTTTAGTGAACTTTAAAGACGGATGTGGTAAGTGGAATAGAAAAAGATTTTATGAATATCAGGCTTACTTTTTAGCTGCCGCAGGTATTGCAGAGTTTAGAGCTTATTCTAGATCACCTGAAATAGTAGAACAAATTGTCAACTGGGCAACTGGTTATTTAAAAATTGTTTTTTTTAATAAAAAAATATATTTACCATTTCACTATCCTATTGCCGAGGAAGCCAATTTAGCACTACAACAGACAGACCGGACAGAAGCAATCGCAGCCTTGGTACGAATGCTGCAATCAAATAATCTGGATGACGATACCCGTTGGCTGAATCTGGATGACTTCACCCGTAGGGAAGCAGCATCAAGCTTAGGGGAAATCGGCACTGGCAATGAAATTGCGATCGCAGCCTTGGTACAACTGCTGCAATCAAATCATCTGAATAACAGCACCCGTAAGCAGGCAGTATCAAGCGTAGAGAAAATCGGCACTGGCAATGAAATTGCGATCGCAGCTTTGGTGCAACTGCTGCAATCAACTAATCTAGATGACGATACCCGTAGGGAAGCAGCATTAAGCGTAGAGAAAATCGGCACTGGCAATAAAATTGCGATCGCAGCCTTGATGCAACTGCTGAAATCAACTAATTTGGATGACGATACCCGTTGGCGAGCAGCATCAAGCTTAGAGAAAATCGGCACTGGCAATGAAATTGCGATCACCGCCTTGGTGCAACTGCTGCAATCAACTAATTTGGATGACTTCACCCGTTGGCGAGCAGCATCAAGCTTAGGGAAAATCGACCCAGGCAATGAAATTGCGATCCTAGCCTTGGTGCAACTGCTGCAATCAACTAATCTGGGTGACGATACCCGTTGGCGAGCAGCATCAAGCTTAGAGAAAATCGGCACTGGCAATGAAATTGCGATCCTAGCCTTGGTGCAACTGCTGCAATCAACTAATCTGGATGACTTCACCCGTAGGGAAGCAGCATCAAGCTTAGGGAAAATCGGCACTGGCAATGAAATTGCGATCCTAGCCTTGGTGCAACTGCTGCAATCAACTAATCTGGATGACTTCACCCGTAGGGAAGCAGCATCAAGCTTAGGAGAAATCGACCCAGGCAATGAAATTGCGATCCTAGCCTTGGTGCAACTGCTGCAATCAACTAATCTGGATGACTTCACCCGTTGGCGAGCAGCATCAAGCTTAGGGAAAATCGGCACTGGCAATGAAATTGCGATCCTAGCCTTGGTGCAACTGCTGCAATCAACTAATCTGGGTGACGATACCCGTAGGGAAGCAGCATCAAGCTTAGGGAAAATCGGCACTGGCAATGAAATTGCGATCCTAGCCTTGGTGCAACTGCTGCAATCAACTAATCTGGATGACTTCACCCGTAGGGAAGCAGCATCAAGCTTAGGAGAAATCGGCACTGGCAATGAAATTGCGATCCTAGCCTTGGTGCAACTGCTGCAATCAACTAATCTGGGTGACGATACCCGTTGGCGAGCAGCATCAAGCTTAGAGAAAATCGGCACTGGCAATGAAATTGCGATCCTAGCCTTGGTGCAACTGCTGCAATCAACTAATCTGGATGACTTCACCCGTAGGGAAGCAGCATCAAGCTTAGGAGAAATCGGCACTGGCAATGAAATTGCGATCCTAGCCTTGGTGCAACTGCTGCAATCAACTAATCTGGGTGACGATACCCGTTGGCGAGCAGCATCAAGCTTAGAGAAAATCGGCACTGGCAATGAAATTGCGATCACCGCCTTGGTGCAACTGCTGCAATCAACTAATTTGGATGACGATACCCGTTGGCGAGCAGCATCAAGCTTAGAGAAAATCGACCCAGGCAATGAAATTGCGATCCTAGCCTTGGTGCAACTGCTGCAATCAACTAATCTGGGTGACGATACCCGTTGGCGAGCAGCATCAAGCTTAGAGAAAATCGGCACTGGCAATGAAATTGCGATTGCCGCTTTGGTGCAACTGCTATTAACTAATCTATATGACTACACCAGTTGGCTGGCAGCATATAGCTTAGGGAGAATCGGCACAGGCAATAAATTTGCGATCGCTGCTTTGGTGCAATTGCTGCTATCAAATCATCTGCATGACTACATCCGTCAGGTGGCAGCAATTAGCTTAGGGGAAATCGACCCAGGCAATGAAATTGCGATCGCCGCTTTGGTGCAACTGCTGCAATCAACTACTGTGGATGACGACATCCGTTTGCAGGCAGCAAATAGCTTAGGGGAAATTATAAATAATCAGCATCGCGTTGATGTAGTCAAAGCTTTAAGTGGTTATTGGCAATTAAATGATCAATACTACGATTTAGCCTGGAAATGCGCCCAGAATATGCCTTACCCCGACTTCTATCAAGCTTGGCATCAGCATAATTTTGTTACTCGTGCGCTGCAAACCTTAAAGAAAATCCTCTTAACAAGAATTTAA
- a CDS encoding FHA domain-containing protein: MAGNYIKHIFSNQISSDFSNDASMAAETNESHLLILEDDQGRKEFSLENPIYSIGRDRDCNIRLVSQFVSRRHATLVRLPRELDGHSYYYRIVDGDAKGKLSSNGLMINGRKMQSHDLRNEDEIVFGPQVRAIYYLLRNTHRSGMTDASEYDITLINPGMTDDLEEI; encoded by the coding sequence ATGGCAGGAAACTATATTAAACACATCTTCAGCAATCAAATTTCAAGCGATTTTAGCAACGACGCATCAATGGCCGCAGAAACCAACGAAAGCCATCTTCTGATTCTGGAGGATGATCAAGGTCGTAAGGAATTTTCGCTAGAAAATCCCATCTACTCTATCGGTAGAGACCGCGATTGCAATATCCGATTGGTGTCGCAGTTTGTCTCTCGCCGCCATGCCACCTTGGTAAGGTTACCACGCGAACTGGATGGCCATAGCTATTATTACCGAATTGTTGATGGCGATGCTAAAGGCAAACTCAGTTCTAACGGTCTCATGATTAATGGGCGAAAGATGCAATCCCACGATCTGAGAAATGAAGACGAGATTGTTTTTGGCCCACAAGTACGTGCCATTTATTACTTGTTAAGAAATACTCATCGCTCAGGTATGACGGATGCTAGTGAGTATGATATTACACTAATAAATCCGGGTATGACTGATGATTTAGAGGAAATCTAA
- a CDS encoding tetratricopeptide repeat protein codes for MTNTVDSLFDTGLERYKAGESAASLIPVFKEVCDRSPKSSSAWTCLAWLYMLDNKANLAYKAALKAVKLNPQDPQARINLAVAMLETGQKGLRQHIDFAQQLIFVNQEWEQEVRNSIEDGLTRKPDWQSLAKVKGWLFDQ; via the coding sequence ATGACTAATACTGTTGACTCCCTGTTTGATACAGGTTTAGAACGCTATAAAGCAGGAGAAAGCGCCGCTTCTTTAATTCCTGTTTTTAAAGAAGTTTGCGATCGCTCTCCTAAAAGTAGTTCTGCTTGGACTTGTTTGGCTTGGTTATATATGCTAGACAACAAAGCCAACTTAGCTTACAAAGCTGCACTCAAGGCAGTCAAGCTTAATCCTCAAGACCCACAAGCCAGAATTAATCTCGCCGTGGCGATGTTAGAAACCGGTCAAAAAGGTTTGCGGCAACATATTGATTTTGCCCAACAGTTAATTTTTGTAAATCAAGAATGGGAACAGGAAGTTAGAAACAGCATCGAAGATGGTTTAACTAGAAAACCAGATTGGCAGAGTTTGGCAAAAGTCAAAGGCTGGCTGTTTGATCAATAA
- a CDS encoding TIGR01777 family oxidoreductase: protein MKIAIAGASGFIGSRLVTRLHQEGHSVLVLTRNTTFARKVFPSQAFSNVEIIAYTPTVSGPWQDAIAGCDAVVNLAGEPIAEERWTPEHKQEILNSRQLGTQKIVEAIAKANPKPQVLVNASAIGFYGTSETATFDETSQSGNDFLSEVCLAWEAEANKVKDAGVRLVILRFGIVLGMGGALGKMITPFKLFAGGPIGSGRQWFSWIHLDDGVNLILQAIAKPEIEGVYNATAPNPVRMTELSQTLGQVMHRPSWLPVPALALEALLGDGAKVVLEGQNVLPKRTVASGFEYQYPELPAALREILQ from the coding sequence ATGAAAATAGCAATTGCGGGAGCATCAGGATTTATCGGTAGTCGTTTGGTAACACGACTCCATCAGGAAGGTCATAGCGTGTTAGTGTTAACTCGTAATACAACCTTTGCCAGAAAAGTTTTTCCCTCTCAAGCGTTCTCCAATGTAGAGATTATTGCCTATACACCCACTGTATCCGGCCCTTGGCAGGATGCGATCGCAGGCTGTGATGCTGTGGTGAACCTAGCAGGGGAACCCATCGCTGAAGAACGCTGGACACCAGAACACAAACAAGAGATTCTGAATAGTCGTCAGCTAGGAACACAAAAAATTGTGGAAGCAATAGCTAAAGCTAACCCCAAACCACAGGTGTTAGTCAACGCCTCAGCTATTGGGTTCTATGGGACTAGCGAAACTGCTACCTTTGACGAAACCAGCCAATCTGGAAATGATTTTCTCTCGGAAGTCTGTCTCGCTTGGGAAGCAGAAGCAAACAAAGTTAAAGATGCTGGTGTACGCTTAGTAATTCTCCGGTTTGGTATTGTTCTGGGAATGGGTGGCGCTTTGGGTAAAATGATTACTCCCTTCAAACTCTTTGCTGGTGGCCCTATTGGTAGTGGTAGGCAATGGTTTTCGTGGATTCATCTAGATGACGGAGTTAATCTGATTCTGCAAGCGATCGCCAAACCAGAGATAGAAGGTGTATATAATGCTACTGCACCAAATCCAGTCCGGATGACAGAGTTAAGCCAAACTCTGGGACAAGTAATGCATCGTCCTTCTTGGTTACCTGTACCAGCTTTGGCTTTAGAAGCGCTTTTAGGAGATGGCGCAAAAGTAGTATTAGAAGGTCAAAACGTGCTACCTAAGCGCACTGTGGCATCAGGCTTTGAGTATCAGTATCCTGAATTACCAGCAGCACTTAGGGAAATTTTGCAATAA
- a CDS encoding TM2 domain-containing protein — protein MANLNSSQANKQLIAGYCGIIFGGFGVHKFILGYAPEGFIMLVITVVGGTFTYGFTLLIMQLIGLIEGMIYLNKSQEEFVDTYFVNKQGWF, from the coding sequence ATGGCAAATCTCAACTCCAGCCAAGCGAACAAACAACTAATCGCTGGTTACTGTGGCATTATTTTCGGTGGTTTTGGAGTACATAAGTTTATTCTTGGTTATGCTCCAGAAGGCTTCATTATGCTAGTTATCACCGTAGTCGGCGGTACTTTTACCTACGGTTTTACTTTGTTAATTATGCAACTTATAGGTTTGATTGAAGGCATGATCTACTTAAACAAGTCTCAAGAAGAATTTGTAGACACTTATTTTGTCAATAAGCAGGGCTGGTTTTAG
- a CDS encoding heavy metal translocating P-type ATPase yields MQLVPKTNLTPEMMPITEKIILDVGGMKCAGCVKAVERQLTQHPGVKSACVNLATEVAVVESEVGVVDAEQLAKHLSANGFPTQPRTAASASTREDPEARQHREMHSALKQLVVAGLLLVFSAIGHFGTISGSNLPILNNIWFHCGLATVAILFPGRPILVDGWLGWRRNAPNMNTLIGLGTLTAYTASLVALLFPQMGWECFFDEPVMMLGFILLGRTLEQQARGRAAAAFRQLLALQPQIARLIANPEKIGQESNGAGRDAVIGSASIEIPAEQVRVGEWLQILPGDKIPVDGEVRWGQTTVDESMLTGEAVPVIKQPGDFVTAGTINQSGAIAIQATRTGSDTTLAHIVALVEDAQTRKAPVQKLADTVAGYFTYGVLAAASLTFVFWYFFGVHIWPDIAMSTSMEMAHHSPLSTQHSALTAHYSPLLISLKLAIAVMVVACPCALGLATPTAILVGTGLGAERGLLIKGGDVLERVHQLDTVVFDKTGTLTTGNPTVTDCLLIEELASEGEFSLVPNPQSLLQFAAAVESGTFHPLAKAIQQEAQRQELTIPEAVEFHTEPGLGVSAVVQGKNVLLGNWEWLSWHGIAISETAQQLSQKLAAEGKTVVCVAVGGILTGIIGVADTLRPDAKATVDKLRQMGLRVMLLSGDRQEAASAIGKQLGLSSDDVIAGVPPSKKAAAIQSLQAGEMTNNSKPQAIVAMVGDGINDAPALSQADVGIALYSGSDVAMETAAIVLMRDRLSDVVESIHLSRATFNKIRQNLFWAFAYNTIGIPLAAGVLLPSLGFLLSPSGAAALMAFSSVSVVSNSVLLRRLAHRP; encoded by the coding sequence ATGCAACTTGTTCCCAAAACGAATCTCACCCCAGAAATGATGCCCATTACAGAGAAAATAATTCTGGATGTTGGGGGCATGAAGTGTGCTGGGTGTGTGAAAGCAGTAGAAAGGCAGCTAACTCAACATCCAGGAGTCAAGAGTGCCTGTGTAAACCTGGCAACTGAGGTCGCAGTTGTAGAGTCAGAAGTGGGTGTAGTGGATGCTGAACAATTGGCAAAGCATTTGAGTGCCAATGGCTTCCCTACTCAGCCTCGAACGGCCGCCAGCGCATCAACTAGAGAAGATCCAGAAGCACGTCAGCACCGAGAAATGCACTCTGCACTCAAGCAATTAGTAGTTGCTGGCTTGCTCTTAGTTTTTTCAGCAATTGGGCATTTTGGTACGATTAGCGGCTCAAATCTGCCAATTTTAAATAACATCTGGTTCCATTGTGGCCTGGCAACAGTGGCGATACTATTTCCTGGTCGCCCGATTTTAGTTGATGGCTGGCTAGGCTGGCGGCGAAATGCGCCCAACATGAATACTTTGATCGGCTTGGGAACCTTAACAGCCTATACAGCCAGTTTGGTGGCGCTACTCTTCCCCCAAATGGGTTGGGAATGCTTCTTTGACGAACCAGTGATGATGTTAGGCTTCATTCTTTTGGGGCGGACATTAGAACAACAAGCTAGAGGTCGCGCTGCGGCAGCGTTTCGGCAACTGCTAGCATTGCAGCCACAAATAGCGCGGTTGATTGCTAACCCGGAGAAAATTGGGCAAGAAAGTAATGGTGCAGGTCGAGATGCTGTTATCGGTTCTGCTAGCATCGAGATTCCTGCCGAACAAGTGCGAGTAGGTGAATGGTTACAGATATTGCCTGGTGATAAAATCCCCGTTGATGGTGAGGTGCGGTGGGGACAAACCACAGTTGATGAATCCATGCTGACAGGGGAAGCTGTACCAGTAATTAAGCAACCTGGAGATTTTGTTACAGCCGGTACTATTAATCAATCAGGGGCGATCGCAATTCAAGCCACCCGTACAGGTAGCGATACCACATTAGCCCACATTGTCGCCCTGGTGGAAGATGCCCAAACCCGCAAAGCACCTGTTCAGAAATTAGCTGATACAGTAGCTGGTTACTTTACCTATGGTGTATTAGCAGCCGCTTCATTAACCTTTGTCTTTTGGTATTTCTTTGGTGTTCACATCTGGCCAGATATTGCCATGTCAACCAGCATGGAAATGGCCCACCACTCGCCACTCAGCACTCAGCACTCAGCACTTACCGCTCATTATTCTCCACTCCTGATCAGCTTAAAATTAGCGATCGCAGTTATGGTGGTGGCTTGTCCTTGTGCTTTAGGTTTGGCTACACCTACAGCCATTCTCGTTGGGACTGGCTTAGGTGCAGAACGGGGTTTGTTAATCAAAGGCGGTGACGTTTTGGAACGAGTTCACCAGCTAGATACAGTAGTCTTTGATAAAACTGGCACGTTAACTACAGGTAATCCCACCGTTACAGATTGTCTGCTAATTGAAGAATTAGCCTCTGAGGGCGAATTTTCTCTAGTTCCTAACCCTCAGTCTCTTCTCCAATTTGCTGCGGCTGTAGAAAGCGGCACATTCCACCCTCTTGCTAAAGCCATTCAGCAGGAAGCACAGCGACAAGAATTAACTATCCCTGAGGCTGTAGAGTTTCATACAGAACCAGGACTAGGAGTATCGGCTGTAGTCCAAGGTAAAAATGTCTTATTGGGAAATTGGGAATGGTTGAGTTGGCACGGAATTGCCATTAGCGAGACTGCACAACAGTTAAGCCAAAAGTTAGCCGCAGAGGGGAAAACAGTTGTTTGTGTAGCAGTAGGCGGGATTTTAACCGGAATTATTGGCGTTGCCGATACTCTCAGGCCAGATGCCAAAGCTACAGTCGATAAATTGCGCCAGATGGGTTTACGGGTAATGTTACTCAGTGGCGATCGCCAAGAAGCCGCGAGTGCGATCGGTAAACAACTGGGACTAAGTAGCGATGATGTCATAGCTGGTGTTCCCCCCAGTAAAAAAGCCGCAGCCATCCAATCCCTGCAAGCTGGCGAAATGACAAACAACTCCAAACCACAAGCTATTGTGGCAATGGTGGGAGATGGAATTAATGATGCGCCTGCTTTATCGCAAGCAGATGTGGGAATTGCATTGTATTCAGGTTCCGATGTGGCAATGGAAACTGCTGCTATTGTATTAATGCGCGATCGCCTCAGCGATGTTGTGGAATCAATTCACCTCAGCCGTGCCACATTCAACAAAATCCGTCAGAATTTATTCTGGGCTTTTGCATATAATACAATTGGTATTCCCTTAGCAGCAGGTGTTTTGTTACCAAGTTTGGGTTTTCTCCTTAGCCCATCTGGTGCCGCCGCATTAATGGCATTCAGCTCAGTTAGTGTTGTTAGTAACTCAGTTTTATTACGGCGTTTGGCTCATCGACCGTAA